One Neovison vison isolate M4711 chromosome 2, ASM_NN_V1, whole genome shotgun sequence genomic window carries:
- the EGR2 gene encoding E3 SUMO-protein ligase EGR2 isoform X2, with protein MMTAKAVDKIPVTLSGFVHQLSDNIYPVEDLAATSVTIFPNAELGGPFDQMNGVAGDGMINIDMTGEKRSLDLPYPSSFAPVSAPRNQTFTYMGKFSIDPQYPGASCYPEGIINIVSAGILQGVTSPASTTASSSVTSASPNPLATGPLGVCTMSQTQPDLDQLYSPPPPPPYSGCAGDIYQDPSAFLSAATTSSSSSLAYPPPPSYPSPKPATDPGLFPMIPDYPGFFQPQCPRDLHGTAGPDRKPFPCPLDSLRVPPPLTPLSTIRNFTLGGPSSGATGPGASGGSEGPRLPGSSSAAAAAAAYNPHHLPLRPILRPRKYPNRPSKTPVHERPYPCPAEGCDRRFSRSDELTRHIRIHTGHKPFQCRICMRNFSRSDHLTTHIRTHTGEKPFACDYCGRKFARSDERKRHTKIHLRQKERKSSAPSSAVPAASTASCPGSAQAGGPLCGSTSGTLGGGSLAPCSSRTRTP; from the exons ATGATGACCGCCAAGGCCGTAGACAAAATCCCAGTAACTCTCAGTGGTTTTGTGCACCAGCTGTCTGACAACATCTACCCGGTGGAGGACCTCGCCGCCACGTCGGTGACCATCTTCCCCAATGCCGAACTGGGAGGCCCCTTTGACCAGATGAACGGAGTAGCCGGAG ATGGCATGATCAACATTGACATGACCGGAGAGAAGAGGTCCTTGGATCTCCCATATCCCAGCAGCTTTGCTCCCGTCTCTGCACCTAGAAACCAGACCTTCACGTACATGGGCAAGTTCTCCATTGACCCCCAGTACCCTGGTGCCAGCTGCTACCCAGAAGGCATCATCAATATTGTGAGTGCAGGCATCCTGCAAGGGGTTACCTCCCCTGCTTCGACCACAGCCTCGTCCAGCGTCACGTctgcttcccccaacccactGGCCACAGGACCCCTGGGTGTGTGCACCATGTCTCAGACCCAGCCTGACCTGGACCAACTGTACTCTCCACCGCCACCTCCTCCTTATTCTGGCTGTGCAGGAGACATCTACCAGGACCCCTCGGCATTCCTGTCAGCAGCCAccacctccagctcctcctctctGGCCTACCCACCACCTCCTTCCTACCCCTCCCCTAAGCCAGCCACGGACCCCGGTCTCTTTCCCATGATCCCAGACTATCCTGGATTCTTCCAACCACAGTGTCCAAGAGACCTACATGGTACAGCTGGCCCAGACCGCAAACCCTTTCCCTGCCCTCTGGACTCCTTGCGAGTCCCTCCTCCACTCACTCCACTCTCCACCATTCGCAACTTTACCCTGGGGGGCCCCAGTTCTGGGGCCACAGGGCCAGGGGCCAGTGGAGGCAGTGAGGGACCCCGGCTGCCTGGCAGCAGCTCAGCCGCCGCTGCGGCCGCCGCTTATAACCCGCACCACCTGCCGCTGCGGCCCATTCTGAGGCCTCGCAAGTACCCCAACAGGCCTAGCAAGACCCCAGTGCACGAGAGGCCCTACCCGTGCCCAGCAGAAGGCTGTGACCGCCGCTTCTCCCGCTCTGACGAGCTGACCCGACACATCCGAATCCACACGGGACACAAGCCCTTCCAGTGTCGGATTTGCATGCGCAACTTCAGCCGCAGCGACCACCTCACTACCCACATCCGCACCCACACGGGCGAGAAGCCTTTCGCCTGTGACTACTGCGGCCGCAAGTTTGCCCGGAGTGACGAGAGGAAGCGTCACACCAAGATCCACCTGAGACAGAAGGAGCGCAAAAGCAGTGCCCCCTCCTCAGCCGTGCCAGCTGCGTCCACGGCCTCGTGCCCCGGGAGTGCACAGGCTGGGGGGCCCCTGTGCGGCAGCACCAGCGGCACGCTGGGTGGAGGATCTCTGGCCCCTTGCTCCTCTCGGACCCGAACACCTTGA
- the EGR2 gene encoding E3 SUMO-protein ligase EGR2 isoform X1: MNGVAGDGMINIDMTGEKRSLDLPYPSSFAPVSAPRNQTFTYMGKFSIDPQYPGASCYPEGIINIVSAGILQGVTSPASTTASSSVTSASPNPLATGPLGVCTMSQTQPDLDQLYSPPPPPPYSGCAGDIYQDPSAFLSAATTSSSSSLAYPPPPSYPSPKPATDPGLFPMIPDYPGFFQPQCPRDLHGTAGPDRKPFPCPLDSLRVPPPLTPLSTIRNFTLGGPSSGATGPGASGGSEGPRLPGSSSAAAAAAAYNPHHLPLRPILRPRKYPNRPSKTPVHERPYPCPAEGCDRRFSRSDELTRHIRIHTGHKPFQCRICMRNFSRSDHLTTHIRTHTGEKPFACDYCGRKFARSDERKRHTKIHLRQKERKSSAPSSAVPAASTASCPGSAQAGGPLCGSTSGTLGGGSLAPCSSRTRTP, from the exons ATGAACGGAGTAGCCGGAG ATGGCATGATCAACATTGACATGACCGGAGAGAAGAGGTCCTTGGATCTCCCATATCCCAGCAGCTTTGCTCCCGTCTCTGCACCTAGAAACCAGACCTTCACGTACATGGGCAAGTTCTCCATTGACCCCCAGTACCCTGGTGCCAGCTGCTACCCAGAAGGCATCATCAATATTGTGAGTGCAGGCATCCTGCAAGGGGTTACCTCCCCTGCTTCGACCACAGCCTCGTCCAGCGTCACGTctgcttcccccaacccactGGCCACAGGACCCCTGGGTGTGTGCACCATGTCTCAGACCCAGCCTGACCTGGACCAACTGTACTCTCCACCGCCACCTCCTCCTTATTCTGGCTGTGCAGGAGACATCTACCAGGACCCCTCGGCATTCCTGTCAGCAGCCAccacctccagctcctcctctctGGCCTACCCACCACCTCCTTCCTACCCCTCCCCTAAGCCAGCCACGGACCCCGGTCTCTTTCCCATGATCCCAGACTATCCTGGATTCTTCCAACCACAGTGTCCAAGAGACCTACATGGTACAGCTGGCCCAGACCGCAAACCCTTTCCCTGCCCTCTGGACTCCTTGCGAGTCCCTCCTCCACTCACTCCACTCTCCACCATTCGCAACTTTACCCTGGGGGGCCCCAGTTCTGGGGCCACAGGGCCAGGGGCCAGTGGAGGCAGTGAGGGACCCCGGCTGCCTGGCAGCAGCTCAGCCGCCGCTGCGGCCGCCGCTTATAACCCGCACCACCTGCCGCTGCGGCCCATTCTGAGGCCTCGCAAGTACCCCAACAGGCCTAGCAAGACCCCAGTGCACGAGAGGCCCTACCCGTGCCCAGCAGAAGGCTGTGACCGCCGCTTCTCCCGCTCTGACGAGCTGACCCGACACATCCGAATCCACACGGGACACAAGCCCTTCCAGTGTCGGATTTGCATGCGCAACTTCAGCCGCAGCGACCACCTCACTACCCACATCCGCACCCACACGGGCGAGAAGCCTTTCGCCTGTGACTACTGCGGCCGCAAGTTTGCCCGGAGTGACGAGAGGAAGCGTCACACCAAGATCCACCTGAGACAGAAGGAGCGCAAAAGCAGTGCCCCCTCCTCAGCCGTGCCAGCTGCGTCCACGGCCTCGTGCCCCGGGAGTGCACAGGCTGGGGGGCCCCTGTGCGGCAGCACCAGCGGCACGCTGGGTGGAGGATCTCTGGCCCCTTGCTCCTCTCGGACCCGAACACCTTGA